A DNA window from Streptomyces bacillaris contains the following coding sequences:
- a CDS encoding MFS transporter translates to MGAALRRIQLGSALSAFGLGFTVPYLYVYVAQVRDLGAGTAGVVLAVFAMAALAVLPFTGRAIDRRGPLPVLVAASGLAAVGAAALGYASSVPAAVLSAAVLGAGTAVMQPALATMLVWCSSTATRTRAFAMQFFLQNLGLGLGGLVGGQLVDVSRPASFTMLFLIEAGMFVVLGAVALTVRMPRTASLGVARPGDGSAKGGMRALLSHRAMVQLCVLGFVLFFACYGQFESGLAAYGTEAAGIQPSTLGFALAANTAVIVVAQFVVLRLVERRRRSRVIAAVGLIWAFAWIVAGYAGLGHGSQAMATAAFISTYALFGLGEAMLSPTVAPLVADLAPESMVGQYNSAFALCKQLALAVGPAVGGPMGASLHGPYIVTFVLFSLGITVLALRLGRRLTPVQDQPSLADMPSRVVAVSLPDGGGADGAGAADRAVSVTAPAATSAAAGR, encoded by the coding sequence ATCTGTACGTCTACGTGGCGCAGGTGCGGGATCTGGGTGCCGGTACGGCGGGAGTCGTGCTGGCGGTCTTCGCCATGGCAGCGCTGGCCGTCCTGCCGTTCACCGGGCGGGCCATCGACCGGCGGGGGCCCCTGCCCGTGCTGGTGGCGGCCTCCGGTCTCGCCGCCGTGGGCGCGGCGGCCCTGGGGTACGCGAGCAGCGTGCCGGCCGCCGTGCTGTCGGCCGCGGTCCTCGGTGCGGGTACCGCCGTGATGCAGCCGGCGCTGGCCACGATGCTCGTGTGGTGCTCCAGCACCGCCACCCGTACGCGCGCCTTCGCCATGCAGTTCTTCCTGCAGAACCTGGGCCTCGGGCTCGGTGGGCTGGTGGGCGGTCAACTGGTGGACGTGAGCCGTCCGGCCAGCTTCACCATGCTGTTCCTGATCGAGGCCGGGATGTTCGTGGTCCTCGGTGCCGTGGCGCTGACCGTGCGGATGCCCCGTACGGCTTCTCTGGGCGTGGCCCGTCCGGGTGACGGCTCCGCCAAGGGCGGGATGCGGGCGCTGCTCTCGCACCGGGCCATGGTCCAGCTGTGCGTGCTCGGGTTCGTGCTCTTCTTCGCCTGCTACGGGCAGTTCGAGTCGGGCCTCGCCGCGTACGGCACCGAGGCCGCCGGGATCCAGCCCTCGACGCTCGGCTTCGCGCTGGCCGCCAACACCGCGGTCATCGTCGTCGCCCAGTTCGTCGTCCTGCGGCTCGTGGAGCGGCGGCGGCGCAGCCGGGTCATCGCAGCGGTCGGTCTCATCTGGGCCTTCGCCTGGATCGTGGCGGGGTACGCGGGGCTCGGGCACGGCAGCCAGGCCATGGCGACGGCCGCGTTCATCTCGACGTACGCGCTGTTCGGGCTGGGCGAGGCGATGCTCTCGCCGACCGTGGCGCCGCTGGTCGCGGATCTGGCGCCGGAGTCGATGGTCGGGCAGTACAACTCGGCGTTCGCCCTCTGCAAGCAGCTCGCGCTGGCGGTCGGCCCGGCGGTCGGCGGGCCGATGGGGGCCTCGCTGCACGGCCCGTACATCGTGACGTTCGTGCTGTTCTCGCTGGGTATCACGGTGCTCGCGCTGCGGCTGGGGCGCCGGCTCACCCCCGTACAGGATCAGCCTTCGCTCGCCGACATGCCCTCGCGGGTGGTGGCCGTGTCGCTGCCCGACGGTGGTGGGGCGGATGGTGCGGGGGCGGCCGACCGGGCCGTGTCGGTCACCGCGCCGGCCGCCACGTCCGCCGCTGCCGGGCGCTGA
- a CDS encoding ATP-binding SpoIIE family protein phosphatase, translating into MNFTRWSARLPGTQRRAAARDDRSPVPAARAEYAQAQAAATLPDGTLPATPDTASAPTATGPALDDLSAREILGRLPVAVALLHGPDHRVAYVNEAYETAFGPRPCGAPAAETLPELAELSVLPLLDQVLRSGTARTVKSRRTAGGSSYTVTCTPVAPWDSGEATGTENPKTDGRTGSRGDGRSEGKGEGGVLVYAADVTDHAEAAERLRTSERRHRETAVTLQRSLLPQELEQPDDLRIAATYQPGGTDAAVGGDWYDVITLGAGRTALVIGDVMGRGVRAAAVMGQLRTAVRAYARLDLPPQEVIQLLDVLASEIDATQIATCVYAVHDPNEGQLVYASAGHLPILVRDEDGTVERAADPTGPPLGTGGWIHTSGTIALPPGSTAVLYTDGLVERRSEDIDEGVASLARALSGAKGSPQVVCDRLIRSLGVTAEHDDDVAVLVVQHPARTGADAELFHNAALDLLGGIEAAPRARAFATGVLTSWRFPAELRDLGVLATSELVANSLQHGTPPMCLGLRRTDRRLIIEVTDGDDHLPRRRQAEPADEAGRGIEIIASIATSWGSRRTPGGGKAVWCEFALPR; encoded by the coding sequence GTGAACTTCACGCGTTGGAGCGCCCGCCTTCCCGGAACGCAGCGTCGAGCCGCCGCGCGGGACGACCGCAGCCCCGTCCCCGCCGCCCGGGCCGAGTACGCCCAGGCGCAGGCCGCGGCCACCCTGCCGGACGGCACGCTTCCGGCAACCCCCGACACCGCCTCCGCGCCGACCGCCACGGGCCCCGCCCTGGACGACCTCTCGGCCCGCGAGATCCTCGGCCGACTCCCCGTGGCCGTGGCTCTGCTGCACGGCCCGGACCACCGCGTCGCCTACGTCAACGAGGCGTACGAGACGGCTTTCGGCCCCCGCCCCTGCGGCGCCCCCGCCGCCGAGACCCTGCCCGAGCTGGCCGAGCTGAGCGTGCTGCCCCTGCTCGACCAGGTCCTGCGCAGCGGCACCGCCCGTACGGTCAAGTCCCGCCGGACCGCCGGGGGCAGCTCGTACACGGTGACCTGCACCCCGGTGGCCCCCTGGGACAGCGGGGAAGCCACCGGCACCGAAAACCCCAAGACGGACGGCAGGACGGGCAGCAGGGGAGACGGAAGGAGCGAGGGCAAGGGCGAGGGCGGTGTCCTCGTCTACGCGGCCGACGTCACCGACCACGCCGAGGCGGCCGAGCGGCTGCGCACCAGCGAGCGCCGCCACCGCGAGACGGCCGTCACCCTCCAGCGCTCCCTGCTCCCGCAGGAGCTGGAGCAGCCCGACGACCTCCGTATCGCCGCCACCTACCAGCCCGGCGGCACCGACGCGGCCGTCGGCGGCGACTGGTACGACGTGATCACCCTCGGCGCCGGCCGCACCGCCCTGGTGATCGGCGACGTCATGGGCCGGGGTGTGCGGGCCGCCGCCGTGATGGGCCAGCTCCGCACCGCCGTCCGCGCCTACGCCCGGCTCGACCTCCCGCCGCAAGAGGTGATCCAACTGCTGGACGTCCTCGCCTCCGAGATCGACGCGACCCAGATCGCCACCTGCGTCTACGCCGTCCACGACCCGAACGAGGGACAGCTCGTCTACGCCTCCGCCGGCCACCTCCCGATCCTCGTCCGCGACGAGGACGGCACGGTCGAGCGGGCCGCCGACCCCACGGGACCCCCACTGGGCACCGGTGGCTGGATCCACACCTCGGGCACGATCGCGCTGCCGCCCGGCTCCACCGCGGTCCTCTACACCGACGGGCTGGTCGAGCGCCGCAGCGAGGACATCGACGAGGGCGTCGCGTCCCTCGCCCGCGCCCTCTCCGGCGCCAAGGGGTCGCCCCAGGTGGTCTGCGACCGGCTGATCCGCTCCCTCGGGGTGACCGCCGAGCACGACGACGACGTGGCGGTCCTGGTAGTCCAGCACCCCGCCCGTACGGGGGCCGACGCGGAGCTGTTCCACAACGCCGCGCTCGACCTCCTCGGCGGCATCGAGGCCGCCCCGCGCGCCCGCGCCTTCGCCACCGGGGTCCTGACCTCCTGGCGGTTCCCGGCCGAGCTGCGCGACCTCGGCGTCCTCGCCACCAGCGAGCTGGTGGCCAACTCGCTCCAGCACGGCACCCCGCCGATGTGCCTGGGACTGCGCCGCACGGACCGGCGGCTGATCATCGAGGTGACCGACGGCGACGACCACCTCCCGCGCCGCCGCCAGGCCGAACCGGCGGACGAGGCGGGACGCGGCATCGAGATCATCGCGTCGATCGCCACCTCATGGGGAAGCCGCCGCACCCCGGGCGGCGGCAAGGCGGTCTGGTGCGAGTTCGCCCTGCCCCGCTGA
- a CDS encoding NAD(P)/FAD-dependent oxidoreductase, with amino-acid sequence MAPDSRGTTPGTRPGVRILVVGGGYVGMYTALRLQRKLKQRLRSGDAEIVVVTPEPYMTYQPFLPEAAAGSISPRHVVVPLRRVLDHCTIVIGEAERIDHAKRTATVTTLATAEDGTGALEIGYDEIVIAPGSVSRTLPIPGLADFGIGFKTVEEAIGLRNHVIEQMDIASATRDPAIRDAALTFVFVGGGYAGVEALAELEDMARYTARYYHNIKPTDLRWILVEASDRILPEVGEAMGRYAVGELRGRSVDVRLETRLETCEDRVAVLSDGSRFPTRTLVWTAGVKPSPLLAATDLPLTERGRLRCTATLAVEGMPHAWAAGDAAAVPDLTAAEPGRETAPNAQHAVRQAKVLADNVLATLDGRPLTEYRHTYAGSVASLGLHKGVAHVYGRKLKGYPAWLMHRTYHLSRVPTFNRKARVLAEWTLAGLFKREIVSLGSLEHPRAEFELAAGGGPVAPQRPGTLPRPATSPDPSTPSSPSTPRGAGTPPAAGTSPGDGIRPGDSTPPGDGISPPPGTDGRPEDPPGGRPPRTPR; translated from the coding sequence ATGGCTCCAGATTCCCGGGGGACGACCCCCGGCACCAGGCCAGGTGTGCGCATTCTCGTCGTCGGCGGCGGCTACGTCGGGATGTACACGGCGCTGCGTCTCCAACGGAAGCTGAAGCAGAGACTCAGGAGCGGGGACGCCGAGATCGTGGTCGTCACGCCGGAGCCGTACATGACGTACCAGCCGTTCCTCCCCGAGGCGGCCGCCGGCTCGATCTCGCCGCGCCACGTCGTCGTACCGCTGCGCCGCGTCCTGGACCACTGCACGATCGTCATCGGTGAGGCCGAGCGCATCGACCACGCCAAGCGCACCGCGACCGTCACCACCCTGGCCACCGCGGAGGACGGCACCGGCGCCCTGGAGATCGGGTACGACGAGATCGTCATCGCCCCCGGATCCGTCTCGCGCACCCTGCCGATCCCCGGCCTCGCGGACTTCGGCATCGGTTTCAAGACGGTCGAGGAGGCCATCGGGCTGCGGAACCACGTCATCGAACAGATGGACATCGCGTCCGCCACCCGCGACCCCGCGATCCGCGACGCCGCGCTCACCTTCGTCTTCGTCGGCGGCGGTTACGCGGGCGTGGAGGCCCTGGCGGAGCTGGAGGACATGGCCCGCTACACCGCGCGGTACTACCACAACATCAAGCCCACGGACCTGCGTTGGATCCTGGTCGAGGCCTCCGACCGCATCCTCCCCGAGGTCGGTGAGGCCATGGGCCGGTACGCCGTCGGGGAACTGCGCGGCCGCAGCGTCGACGTACGCCTCGAAACGCGCCTGGAGACCTGCGAGGACCGGGTGGCCGTCCTGAGCGACGGCTCCCGCTTCCCCACCCGCACGCTCGTGTGGACCGCCGGCGTGAAACCGTCGCCGCTCCTGGCCGCCACCGACCTGCCCCTCACCGAACGCGGCCGGCTCCGCTGCACCGCCACCCTCGCCGTCGAGGGCATGCCGCACGCCTGGGCCGCGGGCGACGCCGCCGCCGTCCCCGACCTCACCGCCGCCGAGCCGGGCAGGGAGACCGCCCCCAACGCCCAGCACGCCGTCCGCCAGGCCAAGGTCCTCGCCGACAACGTCCTCGCGACGCTCGACGGCCGCCCGCTCACCGAGTACCGCCACACGTACGCGGGATCCGTCGCCTCCCTGGGCCTCCACAAGGGCGTCGCCCACGTCTACGGTCGCAAGCTCAAGGGCTACCCCGCCTGGCTGATGCACCGCACGTACCACCTCAGCCGGGTGCCCACGTTCAACCGGAAGGCGCGCGTCCTTGCCGAATGGACCCTGGCCGGACTCTTCAAACGGGAGATCGTCTCCCTCGGCTCGCTCGAACACCCCCGGGCCGAGTTCGAACTGGCGGCCGGAGGCGGCCCGGTGGCCCCCCAGCGCCCCGGCACCCTGCCCCGCCCCGCCACTTCCCCGGACCCTTCGACTCCATCGAGCCCTTCCACTCCACGGGGCGCCGGAACTCCACCAGCCGCCGGAACCTCACCGGGCGACGGAATCCGGCCGGGCGACAGCACCCCACCGGGCGACGGCATTTCACCGCCCCCCGGTACCGACGGACGGCCGGAGGACCCGCCGGGCGGACGGCCGCCCCGGACCCCCCGCTGA
- a CDS encoding TetR/AcrR family transcriptional regulator yields MGALGVMSSADAVRSAAAVSAAAIGAAATGTAPAATGSAPAAGTAVNGPTTNGSGAGGAPAGGAASSSAAGLPRSAPLRVDAQRNLEHVLRAAREVFGELGYGAPMEDVARRARVGVGTVYRRFPSKDVLVRRIAEEETSRLTEQARTALGQEEEPWSALSRFLRTSVASGAGRLLPPQVLRVGVDAEEPGAEVSPGAAPSVVGDAGDEARVPQQRQGVAQAEFRVIGQRTGAEDGLDGLDGLDGLGEDSGAAELLEVVGRLVERARESGELRRDVTVADVLLVIATAAPSLPDAAQQAAASARLLDILLEGLRSRPAV; encoded by the coding sequence GTGGGTGCGCTCGGTGTCATGAGTTCGGCCGACGCGGTGCGTTCCGCGGCGGCGGTGAGCGCGGCGGCGATCGGAGCCGCCGCGACAGGGACGGCCCCGGCCGCCACCGGTAGCGCTCCGGCGGCCGGTACGGCGGTGAACGGGCCGACGACGAACGGTTCCGGGGCCGGTGGTGCCCCGGCGGGCGGGGCGGCGTCGTCCTCAGCCGCAGGTCTTCCGCGTTCGGCTCCGCTGCGCGTGGACGCGCAGCGCAATCTGGAGCATGTGCTGCGGGCCGCGCGTGAGGTCTTCGGCGAGCTGGGGTACGGCGCTCCGATGGAAGACGTGGCACGCCGCGCCCGGGTCGGGGTGGGCACCGTCTACCGGCGGTTCCCCAGCAAGGACGTGCTGGTGCGGCGGATAGCCGAGGAGGAAACCTCCCGGCTGACCGAGCAGGCGCGTACGGCTCTGGGGCAGGAGGAGGAGCCCTGGTCGGCGCTCTCCCGCTTCCTGCGGACCTCGGTGGCGTCGGGCGCCGGCAGGCTGCTGCCGCCGCAGGTGCTGCGCGTCGGGGTCGACGCGGAGGAGCCGGGTGCGGAGGTCTCGCCGGGTGCGGCCCCGTCGGTGGTGGGGGACGCGGGCGACGAGGCCCGTGTTCCGCAGCAGCGGCAGGGCGTGGCCCAGGCGGAGTTCCGGGTCATCGGCCAGCGCACGGGTGCCGAGGACGGGCTCGACGGGCTCGACGGGCTCGACGGGCTCGGTGAGGATTCGGGCGCGGCCGAGCTGCTGGAGGTCGTGGGCCGGCTGGTGGAGCGGGCGAGGGAGTCGGGCGAGTTGCGCCGTGACGTGACGGTGGCGGATGTGCTGCTGGTCATCGCCACCGCCGCCCCCTCTCTGCCGGACGCCGCCCAGCAGGCGGCGGCCTCGGCCCGGCTGCTGGACATCCTGCTGGAGGGGCTGCGGTCCCGGCCCGCGGTCTGA
- a CDS encoding sigma-70 family RNA polymerase sigma factor, giving the protein MSGNEQQEEPLDEIAAARRGTKADGMPSGQVPAQAGRGPSDGESEGGTVLPGPWPAVAGDEPSGAGAGGGGEDIGAYAVPSQREGRSGAPDVGLSDAQLIEGMRDGDNLAYEELFRRHSGAVRRYARTCCRDGHTADDLTAEVFARTLQAVRGGKGPQEAVRAYLMTAVRHVAAAWTRSAKREQLVDDFAVFAAQASRTSELSDDDTLDLGADVLAMHEAEQSMAMAAFRSLPERWQAVLWHTTVEEESPSEIAPLFGLTANATAVLASRAREGLKQAYLQAHVSQALTTGGDCAQYADRLGAYARGGLRMRAERGLRKHLDKCAKCRVAAGELQHVNAGIPALLPIAVIGWFAAGYSLKAAGVVAGGAMGAAGAGAAAAATGGGASSGAAAGSAAAGSTAGSAAGGAAGGSSAGSAGGAAASEGLGAPAKAGIAAAVAVAAAAGLVWALVGDDAPKPEPEPVAKPPAVAPADPSPEPPAPEPEPPAAPDPVPPASSDPEPQPDPAEPQPDPAEPEPPAPEEPAPTPPPRAEPTPTPSPEPPEPAPPAPSPPPSPQPTPSPKPPPPPPPAPTVYQVSELPYSLFGDHTEPEVVMGQSSWIWQRSNVAIDGRRYAHGVTVHGRSSVTIQLNRPCTRYEAMVGVDDLSMGLGAVRFSVHNGDGARLWRSPVMEGGDPAVPVSVGIGGQSSIRLVVEPEGPLGAVALADWAESRISCA; this is encoded by the coding sequence ATGAGCGGTAACGAGCAGCAGGAAGAGCCGCTCGACGAGATCGCAGCGGCGCGCAGGGGCACGAAGGCCGACGGGATGCCCTCCGGGCAGGTGCCGGCCCAGGCGGGACGCGGTCCGTCGGACGGTGAGTCCGAGGGCGGGACCGTGCTGCCCGGGCCGTGGCCGGCCGTCGCCGGGGACGAGCCCTCCGGCGCGGGTGCCGGTGGCGGCGGCGAGGACATCGGCGCGTACGCGGTGCCGTCGCAGCGCGAGGGCCGCAGCGGGGCCCCCGATGTCGGACTCTCCGACGCCCAGTTGATCGAGGGCATGCGGGACGGGGACAACCTCGCCTACGAGGAGCTGTTCCGGCGCCACTCGGGCGCGGTCCGCCGGTACGCCCGTACGTGCTGCCGGGACGGGCACACCGCCGACGACCTGACCGCCGAGGTGTTCGCGCGCACCCTCCAGGCCGTACGGGGCGGCAAGGGGCCGCAGGAGGCCGTGCGGGCCTATCTGATGACCGCCGTCCGCCATGTCGCCGCCGCCTGGACCAGGAGCGCCAAGCGGGAGCAACTGGTCGACGACTTCGCGGTGTTCGCCGCGCAGGCCTCGCGCACCTCGGAGCTGTCCGACGACGACACCCTCGACCTCGGCGCCGATGTGCTGGCGATGCACGAGGCCGAGCAGTCGATGGCCATGGCGGCGTTCCGGAGCCTGCCGGAGCGGTGGCAGGCGGTGCTCTGGCACACCACGGTGGAGGAGGAGTCGCCCAGCGAGATCGCCCCGCTGTTCGGCCTGACCGCCAACGCCACCGCCGTCCTGGCCAGCCGGGCCCGCGAAGGGCTCAAGCAGGCGTATCTCCAGGCCCATGTGAGCCAGGCGCTCACCACCGGGGGCGACTGCGCGCAGTACGCGGACCGGCTCGGCGCCTACGCCCGGGGCGGGCTGCGGATGCGGGCCGAGCGCGGGCTGCGCAAGCATCTCGACAAGTGCGCGAAGTGCCGGGTGGCCGCGGGCGAGCTGCAGCATGTGAACGCCGGGATCCCGGCGCTGCTGCCGATCGCGGTCATCGGCTGGTTCGCCGCCGGGTACTCGCTCAAGGCGGCCGGTGTCGTGGCGGGCGGGGCCATGGGCGCCGCCGGGGCCGGAGCCGCCGCCGCCGCGACCGGCGGGGGCGCGTCCTCGGGTGCGGCCGCCGGATCAGCGGCAGCCGGAAGCACCGCGGGAAGCGCTGCCGGGGGCGCCGCAGGAGGGTCGTCCGCAGGTTCGGCCGGGGGCGCCGCCGCCTCCGAGGGGCTCGGCGCGCCCGCGAAGGCCGGGATCGCGGCCGCCGTCGCCGTGGCCGCCGCTGCCGGTCTGGTGTGGGCGCTCGTCGGTGACGACGCGCCGAAGCCGGAGCCCGAGCCGGTCGCCAAGCCCCCGGCGGTGGCGCCCGCCGACCCGTCGCCGGAGCCGCCCGCACCCGAACCCGAGCCACCGGCCGCCCCCGATCCCGTACCGCCCGCGTCATCCGACCCGGAACCGCAGCCGGACCCCGCGGAACCGCAGCCGGACCCCGCGGAACCGGAGCCACCGGCCCCCGAGGAGCCGGCCCCGACCCCGCCGCCGCGCGCCGAGCCCACGCCCACCCCCTCCCCCGAACCGCCGGAGCCCGCGCCCCCCGCGCCGAGCCCGCCGCCGTCCCCGCAGCCCACTCCGAGCCCGAAGCCGCCGCCCCCGCCGCCGCCCGCCCCGACCGTCTACCAGGTCAGCGAGCTGCCGTACTCCCTGTTCGGCGACCACACCGAGCCGGAAGTGGTGATGGGGCAGAGCAGCTGGATCTGGCAGCGTTCGAACGTGGCGATCGACGGCAGGCGGTACGCGCACGGGGTGACCGTGCACGGCCGGTCCTCCGTCACCATCCAGCTCAACCGCCCCTGCACCCGCTACGAGGCGATGGTCGGCGTGGACGACCTGTCGATGGGGCTCGGCGCGGTCCGCTTCTCCGTCCACAACGGGGACGGGGCGCGGCTGTGGCGCTCCCCCGTGATGGAGGGCGGGGACCCCGCCGTGCCGGTCAGTGTCGGGATCGGCGGCCAGTCGTCGATCCGGCTCGTGGTGGAGCCCGAGGGACCGCTCGGAGCGGTGGCCCTGGCCGACTGGGCGGAGTCCCGGATCAGCTGCGCCTGA
- a CDS encoding asparagine synthase-related protein has protein sequence MRWLVGWSSIAASFGTVGAVGNSGEGRTVHPVGSQLLWGDPDPLWAVGDWRPDEIRIIGVATPEGAPTTRLAVLGCCGATDEQLRVGLLAARGGAMRHLTAWPGSYTAVVQIGRRLTIVGDLAGARPVFHTPWAGGTAYATAALPLADLIEAQLDIGHLAALLACPETPEALGDGTPYAGVKRVPPGHALILREGSREITGYEAVASLAVAAPQVDPVHAVEGVRDALVEAVRARLTAPRHAPETLPQDPGPVPGMGPADRRAARGAPVAGIGADLSGGSASATLALLAAGLPGLPGTLLGHGTGAGERLLAVTFNDLTTRGHEDELERARAIAANPRLHHVVVAAGEEALPYASLGTGPLTDEPGPSLVVAERHRRRLAAGSADHLVGHGARQVLDAHPARLADLLMDRRRRHLLRPVAALTKAEGPSAHSLFVPLTVYRAARRLARTSYRTGLETAAGLLPDANRYAPDLATPADASLAALAWSRPGPAARWLTGEALAEVSVRLQEAAIRPTSVQRPGEARARATLARAAADHRILEQAAEIRSQRLHAPFLDNQVVRAARALPESLRVQPGARAAILRRVLGGAGIHDLPPGWGAPSQATSTAVTRTGLRTALPDLMALFDAPLLADAGLVEARVVRKALRAASEGEPLPLDGLAELASTELWLRRLLARRGTCWTGTAAPRQRAVAGGVVPSRRTLQP, from the coding sequence ATGCGTTGGTTGGTGGGATGGAGCAGTATCGCCGCGAGCTTCGGCACCGTCGGGGCGGTCGGCAACAGCGGCGAGGGGCGCACGGTCCACCCGGTGGGCTCCCAACTCCTGTGGGGCGACCCCGATCCGCTCTGGGCGGTCGGTGACTGGCGCCCCGACGAGATCCGGATCATCGGCGTCGCCACCCCCGAGGGCGCCCCCACCACCCGCCTCGCCGTCCTCGGCTGCTGCGGCGCCACCGACGAGCAGTTGCGCGTCGGACTGCTCGCCGCGCGCGGCGGGGCGATGCGCCACCTCACCGCCTGGCCCGGCAGCTACACCGCCGTCGTCCAGATCGGCCGCCGCCTCACCATCGTGGGCGACCTGGCCGGCGCCCGGCCCGTCTTCCACACCCCGTGGGCGGGTGGCACCGCCTACGCCACCGCCGCGCTCCCGCTGGCCGACCTCATCGAGGCCCAGCTCGACATCGGCCACCTCGCCGCCCTGCTCGCCTGCCCGGAGACGCCGGAGGCGCTCGGCGACGGCACCCCGTACGCCGGGGTGAAGCGGGTCCCGCCGGGCCACGCGCTGATCCTGCGGGAGGGCTCGCGGGAGATCACCGGGTACGAGGCCGTCGCCTCCCTCGCCGTCGCCGCGCCCCAGGTCGACCCGGTGCACGCCGTGGAGGGCGTACGGGACGCGCTCGTCGAAGCCGTACGCGCCCGGCTCACCGCACCCCGCCACGCCCCCGAAACCCTGCCGCAGGACCCGGGACCGGTCCCCGGCATGGGCCCCGCCGACCGGCGCGCGGCCCGGGGCGCCCCGGTGGCGGGCATCGGCGCCGACCTCTCCGGAGGCAGCGCCTCCGCCACCCTCGCCCTGCTCGCCGCCGGGCTCCCCGGACTGCCCGGCACCCTCCTCGGCCACGGCACCGGGGCGGGGGAGCGGCTCCTCGCGGTCACCTTCAACGACCTCACCACCCGCGGCCACGAGGACGAGCTGGAGCGCGCTCGCGCCATCGCCGCCAACCCGCGCCTCCACCACGTCGTCGTCGCGGCGGGTGAAGAGGCCCTGCCGTACGCCTCGTTGGGCACCGGCCCGCTCACCGACGAACCGGGCCCCTCGCTCGTCGTCGCCGAGCGCCACCGCCGCCGCCTCGCCGCGGGCAGCGCCGACCATCTGGTGGGGCACGGCGCCCGGCAGGTGCTGGACGCCCACCCGGCCCGCCTCGCGGACCTCCTGATGGACCGGCGCCGACGCCACCTCCTGCGCCCGGTCGCCGCCCTCACCAAGGCCGAAGGCCCCTCGGCGCACTCGCTGTTCGTCCCGCTGACGGTCTACCGGGCCGCGCGCCGACTGGCCCGTACGTCGTACCGCACCGGCCTGGAGACCGCCGCCGGACTCCTCCCCGACGCCAACCGGTACGCCCCCGACCTCGCCACCCCCGCCGACGCCTCGCTCGCCGCCCTCGCCTGGTCGCGACCGGGTCCTGCGGCCCGCTGGCTGACGGGCGAGGCGCTGGCGGAAGTATCGGTTCGCCTCCAGGAGGCGGCGATCCGGCCCACCTCCGTCCAGCGCCCCGGCGAGGCCCGCGCCCGCGCCACCCTCGCCCGCGCCGCCGCCGACCACCGCATCCTGGAGCAGGCGGCCGAGATCCGCAGCCAGCGCCTGCACGCCCCGTTCCTGGACAACCAGGTCGTACGGGCCGCCCGCGCGCTCCCCGAATCGCTCCGGGTCCAGCCGGGCGCCCGGGCCGCGATCCTGCGCCGGGTGCTGGGCGGGGCGGGCATCCACGACCTGCCGCCCGGCTGGGGCGCCCCCTCCCAGGCCACCTCCACCGCCGTCACCCGCACCGGCCTGCGCACCGCGCTGCCCGACCTGATGGCCCTCTTCGACGCCCCGCTCCTGGCCGACGCGGGCCTGGTCGAGGCCCGTGTCGTACGCAAGGCCCTGCGGGCAGCCTCGGAGGGCGAGCCGCTCCCGCTGGACGGGCTGGCGGAGCTGGCCTCCACCGAGCTGTGGCTGCGGCGGCTGCTGGCCCGCCGGGGTACCTGCTGGACGGGCACGGCGGCACCGCGCCAGCGCGCGGTGGCGGGCGGAGTGGTCCCGTCCCGGCGCACGCTCCAGCCGTGA